Proteins found in one Sorghum bicolor cultivar BTx623 chromosome 1, Sorghum_bicolor_NCBIv3, whole genome shotgun sequence genomic segment:
- the LOC8055113 gene encoding probable glutathione S-transferase GSTU6 — protein sequence MAGAGDDEMKLLNTWFSPFGSRVMLTLHLKGLSYEYMEEEDVINNKSQLLLESNPVHKKVPVLFHKGKILCESMIIVNYIEEAFPDAGPSLLPSDPYERAIARFWAAFIETNVVQPWVMMLDGTRSREEMGELVKKMIAAVVTLEGALAQCSKGKPFFGGDSVGYVDVALGGLQVWVRATEALFGGLGVNVKFLDAGRTPLLAAWAERFVALDAAKAVLPDYGRLMKYIVMRRTAAASVLAQTKN from the exons ATGGCAGGTGCAGGCGATGATGAGATGAAGCTTCTGAACACTTGGTTCAGCCCGTTCGGATCCCGAGTGATGCTTACGCTCCACCTCAAGGGCCTGAGCTACGAGTacatggaggaggaggacgtcatcaacaacaagAGCCAGCTCCTCCTCGAGAGCAACCCCGTCCACAAGAAGGTCCCCGTGCTATTCCACAAGGGCAAGATTCTATGCGAGTCCATGATCATCGTCAACTACATTGAGGAGGCATTCCCCGACGCTGGCCCTTCGCTCCTCCCCTCTGACCCCTACGAACGAGCCATCGCTCGCTTCTGGGCCGCCTTCATCGAGACCAAC GTGGTGCAGCCCTGGGTGATGATGCTAGACGGCACCAGGAGTCGTGAGGAGATGGGCgagttggtgaagaagatgATCGCGGCGGTGGTGACCTTGGAGGGCGCGCTGGCGCAGTGCTCCAAGGGCAAACCCTTCTTCGGCGGCGACAGCGTCGGGTACGTGGATGTCGCGCTGGGCGGCCTCCAGGTGTGGGTGCGCGCAACCGAGGCACTGTTCGGCGGCCTCGGCGTCAACGTCAAGTTCCTCGACGCCGGCAGGACCCCGCTCCTGGCGGCGTGGGCCGAGCGCTTCGTCGCGCTTGACGCGGCCAAGGCGGTCCTGCCGGACTACGGCAGGCTGATGAAGTACATCGTGATGAGGCGGACCGCGGCGGCATCCGTTTTGGCGCAGACTAAAAACTGA